Proteins encoded by one window of Yersinia massiliensis:
- the trxC gene encoding thioredoxin TrxC — protein sequence MNTVCTACMATNRLPEERIDDGAKCGRCGHSLFDGEVINATAETLDKLLQDDLPVVIDFWAPWCGPCRSFAPVFEAVAAERAEKIRFVKVNTEAEPALSTRFRIRSIPTIMLYRNGKMVDMLNGAVPKAPFDQWLNEQLAAEPVAR from the coding sequence ATGAATACGGTATGTACAGCTTGTATGGCGACTAATCGCCTGCCGGAAGAACGTATTGATGACGGCGCTAAATGTGGGCGCTGTGGCCACTCTTTATTTGATGGCGAAGTGATTAATGCCACCGCCGAAACACTGGATAAACTGCTGCAAGACGATCTGCCCGTCGTTATCGACTTTTGGGCGCCTTGGTGCGGGCCTTGCCGTAGTTTCGCGCCGGTTTTTGAAGCCGTTGCCGCAGAGCGCGCCGAAAAAATCCGCTTCGTTAAAGTCAATACTGAAGCAGAGCCAGCACTCAGTACCCGTTTCCGCATCCGTAGCATTCCTACTATCATGCTGTATCGGAACGGTAAAATGGTCGATATGCTGAACGGTGCGGTACCTAAAGCCCCGTTTGATCAGTGGTTA